One Catenulispora sp. GP43 genomic window, GACCAGGTGGTCGAGAGCGGCCACGACCCCCGGCGGTTCCTGGCCGACCTGCTGGAGCGCTTCCGCGACCTGGTGGTCCTGAACGCGGTGACCGATCCCGTGGCCGCCCGGGCGCTCATCGACGTGCCCGACGACCAGTTCGAGCGGATGGCGGCCCAGGCCCGGGCCTTCGGCGCCGCTGAGCTGTCGCGCGCGGCCGACTTGGTGAACACCGGCCTGACCGAGATGCGCGGGGCCACCGCCCCCCGCCTGCTGCTGGAGCTGGTGTGCGCCCGGGTGATGCTGCCCGGTGCCGACGACGCCGAGCAGGGCCTGGTCGCCCGCGTGGACCGGCTGGAGCGCCGCGGTGTGGTGATGGGTGCCGCCGCCCCCGCGCCGATGGCGCCGATGGGCGGCGGGCCCAGGGTGGTGGAGGACGAGTTCGACGAGCCGCCGGCGCGGCCGCCCAGCGGTGGCGGGGCCGGCGGTGCGACGGGTCCCACGGGGCCCACAGGTCCGGCGGGTGCCGGTCCGGCCTCGCACGGCGCGGCGGCTGCGGCCGGCGGTGCCGCTCACGGCCAGCAGTCGGCGGCCGACGGCGGTGCCCGGCAGGGCGTGTCCGCACCGGCGCCGGGGGCAGCCGGCGGCGGCCTCGGAACGCCGCCGTGGGAGCAGGGCGGCGGTCAGCAGGCCGTAGCGAACAGCGGCGGTGGCCAGCAAGGCGCTTCCGCATCAGCGCAGGCAGCCGGCGGCAGCCTGGGCACGCCTCCGTGGGAGCAGGGCAGCGCTGCGCCGTCGAGCGCATCGGAGTCGGCGACCGGGCCGACTGGGGCAACCGGGGCGACCGACGGCGGGTACGCCGCCACGGGCGCCGAGGGGCGCGGAACCGCAGGTCAGCAGGTACCCGCCGCGGACGACGCGCCGTCCTGGGCCGCCGAGTCCGCACCGGCGCCCGCCGCGCCCGAGCCGAGTGCGCCGCCGCAGGCCGCTCCTGCGCCGCAGCCGCAGTCCCAGCCGCAGCAGCAGTCGGGCGGCGCGCCCGCCGGCGTCGACATCCGCCGCATGTGGCCGGACCTGGTCGAGGAGGTCAAGCGCCGGGACGGCCGGGTGAGCTGGATGCTCGTGAGCCAGAACGCGCAGGTCCTCGGTGTGGACGGCGACCGCTTGCAGGTCGCCTTCGTGAACGCCGGCGCGCGCGACCGCTTTGTCAGCCGCGGCACCTCCGACACGCTGCGCCAGGCTGTGCGTGACCTGTTCGGCTTCCAGTGGCAGGTCGACGCGATCGTGGATCCGTCGCAGAATCCCGGCGCGCACGTGAGCCCGGGTGTCTCCATGACCCCGCCGCCTCCGGCGCAGATGCCTCCGCCGCCGAGCTCGTACCAGCCCCCGCAGGCTCAAGCCGAGGCTCAACCTTCGCCGCCGCCGCAGCGCGAGCCCGAGCCGCCGCGCGCGGCCCCGGCGCCGCCACAGCAGGCACAGCAGCCACCGGCTCCGTCCCCGGCCCCCTCGTCGCCGCCTCCGCCGCCGATCCCTGCGGTCCCGGCGGTGCGGCCCGAGGACGACGTCGTCTCGGACGACGACGAGGTCCTGGCCGAGGACAACGCCTCAGCCCACGAACTCGTCGTCCGGGAGCTCGGCGGGCAGCGGCTGGACGGCGAGGACTGACCGGTGCCGCCCGGGCCGGCCCGCGCTGAAGCCCGCGCCAGCGGCGGAACCGGGGCTGCCCAGGCCGTTCCCGACCGGGACACGCGGTATTGGCCGCCTTGGTCCCGGAGCGCGTATGGTCGAGTACGACTTCACATAGCGGCGGAACAGTGGCAGGAACAGGAGCACGCACAGTGGCTTTCCCCGATGCGACCGGGCCCGGTGGCGGGATGCCCGACTTCGGCGGCATGGACCTGCAGGGCATGCTCGGCCAGGCCATGCAGATGCAGCAGCGCATGGTCGAGGCACAGCAGGAGCTGGAGAACACGATCGTGTCCGGCAGCGCCGGCGGCGGCCTGGTGACCGCGAAGGTGACCGGCACCGGGGACCTGGTGGGCCTGGACATCAAGCCCGAGGCCGCCGACCCGGAGGACACCGAGACCCTGGCCGACCTGGTGATCGCCGCGGTGCGCGACGCGCGCGCGGCCGCCGACAAGCTGGCCTCGGACAAGATGGGCCCGCTGGCCGGCGGAGGGATGCCGGACCTGGGCAGCCTCGGCAACCTGTTCGGCTGACGCGGTCGGGGATTTCGCCATGTACGAGGGTGTGGTCCAGGACCTGATCGACGAGCTCGGCCACCTGCCCAACATCGGGCCCAAGTCCGCCCAGCGCATCGCCTTCCACCTGCTGCAGGCCGATCCGGCCGAGGTCCGCAGGCTGGCCGAGGTGCTGATCCGGGCCAAGGAGCAGGTGCGGTTCTGTGCGATCTGCTTCAACGTCGCCGAGCAGCAGGAGTGCAAGATCTGCCGGGACCCCCGGCGCGACCCGGGCAGCCTGTGCGTGGTGGAGGAGTCCAAGGACGTCGTCGCCATCGAGAAGACCCGGGAATTCCGGGGCCGGTACCACGTGCTGGGCGGCGCCATCTCGCCGATCGACGGCGTGGGCCCGGACGACCTGCGGGTCAAGGAACTGCTCAAACGGCTGGCCGACGGTGTGATCACCGAAGTGATCCTGGCCACCGACCCGAACCTGGAGGGGGAGGCCACCGCCACGTACCTGGCGCGGCTCATCAAGCCCCTCGGGCTGCGGGTGACCCGGCTGGCATCAGGCCTGCCGGTGGGCGGGGATCTGGAATACGCCGACGAGGTCACCCTCGGCCGGGCGTTCGAGGGGAGAAGACAGCTCGATGTCTGAACCGATGACCTCCGACGACTTGTCGGACTTCGCGATCGAGATCCACGACCAGGTCACCTCCTTCCTGCTCTCGGTGCGCGCGGTGGCCCGCGGCGACGCCCCGGACAGCAGCGTGCCGATCCTGCTGCTGGAGACCTCGCAGCTGCTGCTGGCCGGCGGGCGCCTGGGCGCGATCCGGGACGTGGTGCCCGACGAGCGCTTCGAGACCGACGCCGGTCCCGACCCGGACCTGGACGAGCTGCGGGACAAGCTGAACGCGCTGCTCAAGCCGGTGAACACCTACAAGGAGGTGTTCGACCCGCTGGCGCCCAAGTCCGAGATCGAGACCCGCCGGATCTCCGACGACCTGGCCCTGGTCTGCGCCGACCTGGCGCACGGCCTGGCGCACTACAAGGCCGAGCGGGTCACCGAGGCGCTGTGGTGGTGGCAGTTCTCCTACCTGTCCAGCTGGGGCCCGGCGGCCTCGGCGGTACAGCGGGCGCTGCTGTCGGTGGTGGCCCGGTCCCGGCTCGGGGCGACCACCGGCTGAGCCGGCCGCTCCCGGTTCCCGAGACGATTCCGCGGCCGGCCGCCTGACCTGCGTCGGCGGCCGGCCGGGTCCGGTCCCACATGGTGAAAGCTCAGGGACGTCTCAGCGGTCCCGATTAGACTCGAAGGCGGCGGGCCGCCTGCGGGCGGCCCTTTGTACCGCACACCGCCTCATCTCCAGGGAGACACCGCGTGGGCCTCATCGTCCAGAAGTACGGGGGCAGCTCCGTTGCCGACGCCGAGAGCATCAAGCGTGTCGCCAAACGGATCATGGAGACGCGCCGGGCCGGCCACGAGGTGTGCGTCGTGGTGTCCGCCATGGGCGACACCACCGACGAGCTGATCGACCTGGCCAAGCAGGTCTCGCCGATACTGGAGGGCCGCGAGTACGACATGCTGCTCACCGCCGGCGAGCGCATCTCGATGTCGCTGGTGGCGATGGCCATCAACTCCATGGGCGGCGACGCGCGCAGCTTCACCGGCTCGCAGGCCGGCGTGATCACCGACCAGTCCTTCAACAAGGCCCGCATCACCTCGGTGACCCCGGGCCGGCTGCGCACGGCGCTGGACGAGGGCGCGATCACCATCGTGGCCGGTTTCCAGGGCGTCTCGGAGACCACGAAGGACATCACCACGCTGGGCCGCGGCGGCTCGGACACCACCGCGGTGGCGCTGGCCGCCGCGCTGGGCGCCGACGTCTGCGAGATCTACACCGACGTGGACGGCGTGTTCTCCGCCGACCCGCGCCTGGTCCCCAAGGCCCGCAAGCTGAACCGCGTCGCCTACGAGGAGATGCTGGAGCTCGCCGCGTCCGGCGCGAAGATCCTGCACCTGCGCAGCGTGGAGTACGCGCGCCGATTCGACGTCCCGATCCATGTCCGCTCCTCGTTCTCGCAGCACGAGGGCACCTGGGTCGCCGCAAGAGAAGAAGGAGAGACGGTGGAGCAAGCCATCATCGCCGGGGTCGCCCACGACACCAGCGAGGCGAAGGTCACGGTGGTCGGCGTACCCGACAAGCCCGGCGTGGCCGCCCAGATCTTCCGCACCATCGCCGACGCCGAGCTGAACATCGACATGGTGGTGCAGAACATCTCGGCCGCCGCGACCGGCCGCACCGACATCTCCTTCACGCTGCCGGTCGCCGACGGCCGCAAGGCGATCACCGCGCTGCAGAAGGTGCAGCCGGCGATCGCGTTCGAATCGCTGTTGTTCGACGACCAGATCGCCAAGGTGTCGCTGGTCGGCGCGGGCATGAAGTCGCACCCCGGGGTGACCGCGGTGTTCTTCGAGGCCCTGTCCAACGTCGGCGTGAACGCCGAGATGATCTCGACCTCGGAGATCCGCATCTCCGTGGTCTGCCGCGCCGACGTCGTCAAGGACGCCGTCGCCGCGCTGCACACCGCCTTCGGCCTGGACGCCGACGGCGACGAAGCCGTGGTTTACGGAGGCACCGGCCGATGAGTGTGAAGAAGCCCACCCTGGCGGTCGTGGGGGCGACCGGAGCGGTCGGCACCGTGATGCTCGACCTGCTGTCCACCCGCGAGGACGTCTGGGGCGAGATCCGCCTGATCGCCTCGCCGCGCAGCGCCGGCCGCAAGCTGACCTGCCGCGGCGAGCAGCTGGAGGTCGTGGCGCTGTCCGAGGAGGCCTTCGAGGGCATCGACGTGGCGATGTTCGACGTGCCCGACGAGGTCTCGGCGCAGTGGGCGCCGATCGCCGCGGCCAAGGGCGCGGTGGCCGTGGACAACTCCGGCGCGTTCCGGATGGACCCGCAGGTGCCGCTGGTGGTGCCGGAGGTGAACGCCTCCGCGGCGCGCAACCGGCCCAAGGGCATCATCGCCAACCCGAACTGCACCACGCTGTCGATGATCGTGGTGCTCGGCGCGCTGCACCAGCGCTACGGCCTGGCCTCGGTGGTGGCCGCCTCCTACCAGGCGGCCTCCGGCGCCGGCCAGCCCGGCATCGACACGCTGCGCGCCCAGATGGAGAAGGTGTCCGGCACCAACCTCGGCACCCACCCCGGCGACCTGCGCGGCGTGGTCGGCGACCTGGGCCCGTTCCCGGCGCCGCTGGCGCTGAACGTGGTGCCGTGGGCCGGCTCGCTGAAGGAGGACGGCTGGTCCTCCGAGGAGCTGAAGATCCGCAACGAGTCGCGCAAGATCCTGGGCCTGCCGGACCTGCGGGTGTCGGCGACCTGTGTGCGCGTCCCGGTGGTCACCACGCACTCGGTCTCCGTGCACGCCAGCTTCGAGGACGAGGTCACGGTGGCCGGCGCGCACGAGATACTGCGGGCCGCGCCCGGCGTCGTCGTGCTCGACGACCCGGCGGCCGGAGAGTTCCCGACCCCGGCGGACGTGGTCGGCACCGACCCGACCTGGGTGGGGCGCATCCGGCGCACGCTGGACGACCCGAAGTCGCTGGAGCTGTTCGTCTGCGGCGACAACCTGCGCAAGGGCGCCGCGCTGAACACCGCGCAGATCGCCGAGGTGGTGGCCGCGGAGCTGTCCGGAAGGGTCTAAGGGTTCTTATTGCCCGGTCAATTCGGGTAGGAATAAAGGCATGTGCCTGTCAGAACACCCCCGTAGGCGGTACAACTCTACGGGGGTGTTCCG contains:
- a CDS encoding DNA polymerase III subunit gamma and tau; the encoded protein is MSLALYRRYRPDTFEEVVGQEHVTLPLQQALRNGRINHAYLFSGPRGCGKTTSARILARCLNCEQGPTPTPCGTCRSCVELANGGSGSIDVIEIDAASHGGVDDARDLRERAFFAPAASRFKIYIIDEAHMVTSAGFNALLKVVEEPPPHLKFIFATTEPEKVIGTIRSRTHHYPFRLIAPGALREHLTDITAREGIKVEPEVLPLVVRAGAGSARDAMSVLDQLLAGADETGVTYAMATGLLGYTDAALLDRLVEAFAGHDGAAVFGLVDQVVESGHDPRRFLADLLERFRDLVVLNAVTDPVAARALIDVPDDQFERMAAQARAFGAAELSRAADLVNTGLTEMRGATAPRLLLELVCARVMLPGADDAEQGLVARVDRLERRGVVMGAAAPAPMAPMGGGPRVVEDEFDEPPARPPSGGGAGGATGPTGPTGPAGAGPASHGAAAAAGGAAHGQQSAADGGARQGVSAPAPGAAGGGLGTPPWEQGGGQQAVANSGGGQQGASASAQAAGGSLGTPPWEQGSAAPSSASESATGPTGATGATDGGYAATGAEGRGTAGQQVPAADDAPSWAAESAPAPAAPEPSAPPQAAPAPQPQSQPQQQSGGAPAGVDIRRMWPDLVEEVKRRDGRVSWMLVSQNAQVLGVDGDRLQVAFVNAGARDRFVSRGTSDTLRQAVRDLFGFQWQVDAIVDPSQNPGAHVSPGVSMTPPPPAQMPPPPSSYQPPQAQAEAQPSPPPQREPEPPRAAPAPPQQAQQPPAPSPAPSSPPPPPIPAVPAVRPEDDVVSDDDEVLAEDNASAHELVVRELGGQRLDGED
- a CDS encoding YbaB/EbfC family nucleoid-associated protein translates to MPDFGGMDLQGMLGQAMQMQQRMVEAQQELENTIVSGSAGGGLVTAKVTGTGDLVGLDIKPEAADPEDTETLADLVIAAVRDARAAADKLASDKMGPLAGGGMPDLGSLGNLFG
- the recR gene encoding recombination mediator RecR — its product is MYEGVVQDLIDELGHLPNIGPKSAQRIAFHLLQADPAEVRRLAEVLIRAKEQVRFCAICFNVAEQQECKICRDPRRDPGSLCVVEESKDVVAIEKTREFRGRYHVLGGAISPIDGVGPDDLRVKELLKRLADGVITEVILATDPNLEGEATATYLARLIKPLGLRVTRLASGLPVGGDLEYADEVTLGRAFEGRRQLDV
- a CDS encoding DUF5063 domain-containing protein; translated protein: MSEPMTSDDLSDFAIEIHDQVTSFLLSVRAVARGDAPDSSVPILLLETSQLLLAGGRLGAIRDVVPDERFETDAGPDPDLDELRDKLNALLKPVNTYKEVFDPLAPKSEIETRRISDDLALVCADLAHGLAHYKAERVTEALWWWQFSYLSSWGPAASAVQRALLSVVARSRLGATTG
- a CDS encoding aspartate kinase, with translation MGLIVQKYGGSSVADAESIKRVAKRIMETRRAGHEVCVVVSAMGDTTDELIDLAKQVSPILEGREYDMLLTAGERISMSLVAMAINSMGGDARSFTGSQAGVITDQSFNKARITSVTPGRLRTALDEGAITIVAGFQGVSETTKDITTLGRGGSDTTAVALAAALGADVCEIYTDVDGVFSADPRLVPKARKLNRVAYEEMLELAASGAKILHLRSVEYARRFDVPIHVRSSFSQHEGTWVAAREEGETVEQAIIAGVAHDTSEAKVTVVGVPDKPGVAAQIFRTIADAELNIDMVVQNISAAATGRTDISFTLPVADGRKAITALQKVQPAIAFESLLFDDQIAKVSLVGAGMKSHPGVTAVFFEALSNVGVNAEMISTSEIRISVVCRADVVKDAVAALHTAFGLDADGDEAVVYGGTGR
- a CDS encoding aspartate-semialdehyde dehydrogenase, with the translated sequence MSVKKPTLAVVGATGAVGTVMLDLLSTREDVWGEIRLIASPRSAGRKLTCRGEQLEVVALSEEAFEGIDVAMFDVPDEVSAQWAPIAAAKGAVAVDNSGAFRMDPQVPLVVPEVNASAARNRPKGIIANPNCTTLSMIVVLGALHQRYGLASVVAASYQAASGAGQPGIDTLRAQMEKVSGTNLGTHPGDLRGVVGDLGPFPAPLALNVVPWAGSLKEDGWSSEELKIRNESRKILGLPDLRVSATCVRVPVVTTHSVSVHASFEDEVTVAGAHEILRAAPGVVVLDDPAAGEFPTPADVVGTDPTWVGRIRRTLDDPKSLELFVCGDNLRKGAALNTAQIAEVVAAELSGRV